One Phaseolus vulgaris cultivar G19833 chromosome 2, P. vulgaris v2.0, whole genome shotgun sequence DNA window includes the following coding sequences:
- the LOC137810982 gene encoding basic leucine zipper 43-like, giving the protein MVPSEIRGVNYLAPENPFLVPPNFGLLQNDIPNLHLNTLLSNFPNCHFPPSGLEFVAPHSCLSSNSTSDEADEIQFNIIDERKHRRMISNRESARRSRMRKQKHLDELWSQVVRLRTENHNLIDKLNHMSDSHDRVLQENTRLKEEASDLRQMLADMQIGTSFACTMEELEDLPCNKPGPSNQLITPADMIHE; this is encoded by the coding sequence ATGGTTCCTAGTGAGATAAGAGGAGTCAACTATCTAGCACCTGAAAATCCATTCCTAGTTCCACCCAACTTTGGCCTTCTGCAGAATGACATCCCAAACCTCCATCTGAACACCCTCCTAAGCAACTTTCCAAACTGCCACTTCCCTCCTTCAGGCCTTGAATTTGTTGCTCCTCACTCATGCCTCAGCAGCAACTCAACCTCTGATGAAGCTGATGAAATTCAGTTTAACATCATCGACGAAAGGAAGCACAGGAGAATGATATCCAACCGAGAATCCGCCCGCAGATCAAGGATGAGAAAGCAAAAGCACTTGGATGAACTGTGGTCACAGGTTGTTAGGCTCAGAACTGAGAACCACAACCTGATTGACAAACTCAACCATATGTCCGACTCCCATGACAGAGTCCTCCAAGAGAATACACGCCTCAAGGAAGAAGCTTCTGATCTTCGCCAAATGCTAGCAGACATGCAAATTGGAACCTCCTTTGCTTGCACCATGGAGGAATTGGAGGACCTTCCCTGCAACAAACCTGGTCCCTCAAACCAATTAATCACTCCTGCAGACATGATTCATGAATGA